GATTTCCGACATCTCCGGCCGCGGCGTCGGCATGGACGTCGTGAAGCGCTCGATCCAGGCACTTGGCGGTCGCATCTCGATCAGCTCCCGTCCGGGCCATGGCTCGACCTTCACCATGAGCCTGCCGCTGACGCTCGCCGTTCTCGACGGCATGGTCGTGACGGTTGCCGGCCAGACGCTGGTCGTCCCGCTGACCGCAATCGTCGAAACGCTGCAGCCGGAAGCACAGAACATCCATTCCTTCGGGTCCAACCAGCGGCTGATCTCGATCCGCAACTCGTTCTGCCCGCTGGTCGATGTCGGCCGGATCCTGAACTTCCGTGCGACTCAGGCCAACCCGATCGAAGGTGTGGCTCTGCTGGTCGAATCCGAAGGCGGTGGCCAGCGCGCCCTCATGGTCGATGCCATTCAGGGTCAGCGCCAGGTGGTCATCAAGAGCCTGGAAGCGAACTACACCCACGTTCCCGGCATCGCTGCTGCGACGATCCTCGGCGATGGGCGTGTCGCGCTCATTCTCGATGTCGATGCGGTGGTTGCGGCCTCGCGTGGCCAGTCGTTGAAGCAGGAAATGTCGTTGGCGGTCTGAGGACGGTAAAGAGTTAGTATCAGGGTAGCGTCATGTCGTATGCGGCAAAAAACTTGGTCCAGGGGAACCGGGAGCTCATCGCCTTCCGGATCGGTGATCAGGAATTCTGCGTGAGCATCATGTCGGTGCGCGAGATTCGCGGCTGGACGCCTGCGACACCGCTACCCCATACGCCGTCCTACATGATGGGCGTCATCAACCTGCGCGGTGCCGTCCTGCCGATCATGGACCTGTCGAGCCGACTGGGCATGAAGCCGGTGGAACCGACAGCTCGCCATGTGATTATCGTCGCCCAGGTGCATTCCAAGGTGGTTGGTCTTCTGGTCGATGCCGTATCCGATATCCTGACCGTCACCGACGAGCAGATCCAGCCGACGCCGGAGATCTCCTCCGACCTCGAAAAGCAATATGCCCGGGGCATCCTGGCGATCGACAAGCGCATGATCTGTCTGGTCGAACTCGGTGCCCTCATCGTTGACACTGAAAGCGAGGCTGCATGACGGTTGCCATCGGTACTTCCGCCCGTCTCTCGGACGACGAGGTACTCGCCAGCGGCGAATATCCGCTGACCCGGCGGGACCTGAACGAGATCGCCGCGATGATCTATTCGGATGCGGGGATTTCGCTCAACGACTCCAAGGCGTCGCTCGTCTATTCGCGCCTGTCGAAGCATATCCGCAATCTCGGCCTTTCGGGGTTCCGGGCCTATTGCAATCTCGTTGCGTCACCGGAAGGTGCTGCCGAGCGCCGTGAGATGCTGTCGCATCTGACGACGAATTTCACGCGTTTCTTCCGTGAGAACCATCACTTCGACCATCTGCGCACCGATGTGCTGCCGGAGCTGATCAATCGCGCCAGGGCCGGCGGCCGTGTCCGTATCTGGTCGGCTGCCTGCTCCGACGGGCAGGAGCCGTATTCGATCGCGCTGACGGTTCTGTCGCTGCTGCCGAATGCGGCGGACTACGATTTCAAGATCCTTGCGACCGATATCGATCCCAAGATCCTCGCGCTTGCCAAGGCCGGCTGCTACGACGAGACGGCTCTGGAGACGGTTGGCCCGGCCATGCGCAAGCAGTGGTTCCGCGAGGTCGACGTCAATGGCCGCCGGAAGTTCCAGATCGATGACCGCGTCAAGCGCCTCATAACCTTCAACGAGCTGAACCTCATGTCGCAATGGCCGTTCAAGGGCCAGTTCGACGTGATCTTCTGCCGTAACGTGGTGATCTATTTCGACGAACCCACCCAGATGCGCATCTGGACCCGCTTCGCCGGCCTGCTGCCGGAAGGTGGCCACCTCTATATCGGTCATTCCGAGCGGGTGTCGGGAGAGGCGAAGAACAACTTCGACAATATCGGCATCACAACCTATCGCTACACAGGCAAGCCAGGAGGGCGCAAGTGATGGGCAATCCGGCAAGGGTCCTCGTCGTTGATGACAGCCCGACTATGCGTGGTCTGATTACCGCTGTCCTGAACTCCGATCCGGAGGTCGACGTCGTCGGTCAGGCCGGCGATGCCATGGAGGCGCGCGCCGCCATCAAGCAGCTCAATCCCGATGTCGTTACCCTCGACATCGAGATGCCGAACATGAATGGTCTCGAATTCCTCGACAAGATCATGAAGCTCCGGCCGATGCCGGTCATCATGGTCTCGACCATGACGCACCGCGGTGCCGAGGCGACGTTGGCGGCGCTCGAGATCGGTGCCTTCGATTGCGTGGGCAAGCCCGGTCCCGGTGAGCCACGCCCGTTTGGCGATCTCGCCGACAAGGTGAAGGCAGCCGCCCGTTCCGGTCTCCGCTATGCCCGTGGAGCAGCACCAGCGCCCGTCGCCCCAAGCCCCGCGACCGATTTCCGCGTGGGTCGCAAGATCGTGGCGATCGGGTCCTCGACCGGTGGTGTCGAGGCGCTGATCACCGTGCTTCAGAAATTTCCGCGCAATTGCCCGCCGACGGTCATCACCCAGCACATGCCGCCGACGTTTACGAAAAGTTTTGCCGAACGCCTTAATCGTCTCTGCGCGCCCGTGGTGGAGGAGGCGACGGATGGGGCAAGGCTCGAAATCGGAAAGATCTATCTGGCGCCAGGCGGCGACCGCCATCTGCAGGTGGTGAACGCCTCGGCCCCGAGCTGCCGGCTGCTCGAACGTCCGCCGGTCAATGGACATCGCCCGTCTGTCGACGTGCTCTTTGATTCGGTTGCCGAGCTGGCGGGCCGAAATGCGGTCGGGGTTATCCTGACCGGGATGGGGCGCGACGGCGCTTCCGGTCTGCTGAAGATGCGCCACGCCGGTGCGCGCACGCTCGGTCAGAACGAGAAGACCTGCGTGGTCTACGGGATGCCCCGCGTCGCCCATGAGTTGGGCGCCGTCGAACAGCAATTGCCCCTTGGTTCCATTGGGGAGGAAATCCTCAAACTAACTGCCGCTCGAAAAGAAGGTATCGAATAATGTCTCTAGCCGAAAAGATAAAAGTCCTGATCGTCGATGACCAGGTGACCAGTCGCCTGCTGCTCAGCGATGCGCTCACCCAGCTCGGTTTCAAGCAGATCACTGCAGCCGGTGACGGCGAGCAGGGCATGAAGATCATGGAGCAGCAGCCCCATCATCTCGTCATCTCCGACTTCAACATGCCGAAGATGGATGGTCTGAACTTCCTCCAGGCCGTGCGCACGAACCCGACCACCAAGAAGGCCGCCTTCATCATTCTCACTGCGCAGGGCGACCGCGCGCTGGTGCAGAAGGCGGCCCAGCTTGGTGCGAACAACGTGCTCGCCAAGCCGTTCACCATCGAGAAGATGAAAGCCGCGATCGAAGCGGTATTCGGAGCATTGAAATGATCGACGACAGTGCAGGCAAGCGCGTGCATATTATTCAGGGCGAATACAAGGTCATCAATGACCCTAACGTCGTCCTGACGACCATTCTTGGGTCGTGCGTCGCTGCCTGCCTGCGCGATCCCGTGGCCGGCGTAGGAGGAATGAATCATTTCCTGCTGCCGGGCTCGGCAACCCCGGGAGCGGGGAGCGGTGATGCGACGCGTTACGGCGTCCATCTCATGGAGCTCCTGATCAACGGTCTGCTGAAGCAGGGCGCGCGCCGCGATCGTCTCGAAGCCAAGGTTTTCGGCGGCGCCAAGACGATCGCCACGTTCTCCAACGTGGGCGAGCAGAACGCTGCATTCGCCATGCAGTTCCTGAGGGATGAAGGCATCAAGGTGGTCGGCTCGTCGACGGGCGGCGAGCATGGCCGCAAACTGGAATTCTGGCCGGTCAGCGGTCGGGCAAGGCAGTATCCGCTCACGGGTGCAGAAACGCAGAAGACGGTGGCTCTCGAGCAGCGCCCCATTCCCGCTTCGAAGCCGGTGGAAAGCTCAATCGAATTTTTCTAAGTACTGGAAATCGGATGCTAAACGAAGACAAAGCGGATATCGCGACCGAAGAAGCCTTGCCCGAGATCCTGATGAGGGTCGTTTCGGAGCTCCACGATGTTGCCTATCTGATCGAACGCATCGAGCCGCAGTTGCTGGAGCTTGGCGGTGCGAAGGTTCTCGAATCGCCCGATAGCCTCAAGGTGCTGCAGGGCATCGACCTGGTGGTGCAGAAGACCCGCGGGCTTGCCGAATTCATCGACACCATCACCGGTTCCATTCCGGCCGACTGGATGGTCGACATGAGCACCGCGCTGAGCCTCGTCAAACTTGCCGACATGCAGAAGGCGCTCGGTGCCGGCCTGCGTCATGGCCACTCCCAGCCCATCGGCAAGGCTGCCGGAGATTTCGACTTCTTTTGATCCGATTTCGCATTGATTGCTCCGCCGATGCGGAGCAATCCCCCGAAATGGTGTTTGCGTTTCTTCAAGCCACGAAACGTTCGCACAAGTTTCGATTTCTATTATCGCACCAAGGCAAAAGCCCGCAAACCTTTCTTGTTGATGGTGCGAGACAGAATGAATCTGTTAAATCAATTACTTCAGATGTTTAAGAATCTGGCGTCGCTGGGGCAAACCAAGCTCCTTGCAATGGCTGGCGTCGCCATCGTTTCCTTCGCGCTCATCATATCGGCAGCAATTTTCGTCAATAAGCCTGCCTACGAGACCCTTTATGTCGGGTTGGAGCCTACGGATCTCAATCAGGTCAGTATCGCGCTCGCCGAATCAGGCATCGATTTCGAGACCGGTACGGATGGCAAGAGTGTAAGGGTCCCGGCTGGCATGACCAGCAAGGCCCGTCTGCTGCTCGCCGAGCGCGGACTGCCGAACAGCGCCAATGCCGGCTATGAATTGTTCGACAATGTCGGTTCGCTCGGCCTGACCTCCTTCATGCAGGAAGTGACCCGCGTGCGCGCCCTTGAAGGTGAAATCGCCCGGACCATCCAGCAGATCAACGGCATTGCGGCCGCTCGCGTTCACATCGTTCTTCCGGATGTCGGCAATTTCCGCCGCGGTGAACAGAAGCCGACGGCTTCCGTCATGATTCGAGCGGGCAGCGAAACCGGACGGAAGGCAGCTTCCTCCATCCGCCACATGGTCGCATCCGCTGTCCCCGGCCTCGATGTCGAGGACGTCACCATTCTGGATTCAACCGGCCAGCTTCTCGCCTCCGGCGATGAGAACGGCGGCCCGGCAAACCGTTCGCTCGGTGTCGTGCAGTCCGTGCAACAGGAAATCGAATCGAACATCGACAAGGCCCTTGCTCCCTTCCTGGGCATGGACAACTTCCGCTCCAGCGTGACGGCCCAGCTCAACACGGATACCCAGCAGATCCAGGAAACCGTCTACGATCCGGAATCGCGTGTCGAACGTTCGGTTCGGGTCACGAAGGAAGCCCAGAAGTCGCAGTCGCGTGCTCAGGATACTGCCGCAACCGTCGAACAGAACGTTCCGCAGAGCGCGCCTGAAGGCGGCGTAGGTGGTCCGGAATCGTCTGACGAAGCGAACAAGAAGGAAGAGCAGACCAACTACGAGATCAACAGCAAGACCATCGCGACCGTCAGGAACAGCTACACGGTCGAGAAGCTCTCCGTTGCCGTCGTGGTCAACAAGGGCCGGATTGCAAAGATGGTCGGCGAACCCGTCGATCAGGCCAAGATCGATGCCTATCTTGCCGAGATGCAGAAGATCGTCTCCTCTGCCGCAGGTCTCAGCAGCGATCGCGGCGACGTCGTGACGCTGACGGCGATGGACTTCCTCGAGAACCAGCTGCTCGAGGAGGCTGCGTCCGGCCCCGGCGTCATGGATATGCTGAGCCGCAACCTCGGCGGCATCATCAACTCCCTCGCCTTCGTCGCAGTCGCCTTCCTGATCGTCTGGATGGGTATCCGTCCTATGGTTCGCACGGCAAACGGCGGTGCAGCTGCCATCGCCGGCGGCTCGGAGCAGGCGGCAGGTCTCGAACTGCCCGACTTCTCCCCCGCGCTGGGTGGCACGGGCGGTGCTCTCATGGATGGCTTCGGTTCGGATTTCGGTTTCGACTCCACCGACGACCTGCTCACCATGGAGGAAGATCCGAATGGCGGCTTCAACCGTCGCGTCAAGGAAGGTCCGGAGCGGCGCCTGTCCCGCATGGTGGAAATCAGCGAAGAGCGAGCCGCCAAGATCCTGCGCAAATGGGCCGTCGACAAGGCCGCCTGACAGGAAAGATGAATTCGATCATGGAACGCGCCGGTCTCCCCGGCGCGTTTTTCGTTGAACGTGACGCCAGGCATCGTCATGACGCGTTTCGCAGACAGCACGGGCCACATTTGGCCGCAAATTCGGAAGTTGGGGACTCCCCTGTTCCGGGATGTGATCTTTGGCTCTTTATCTTTTAAAATGCCTATGATTCGTTAGCAGGAGAGGGCGGTGCGATCTGGCTGTCGAGGCTGGAAACCGGAAGTCCGCCAAGCTTTCCCATTGTGGAATCGTCCTTGCGAGGGGCCAATAAAATGGACTTGGAGCAATCCAAAGAGGATGCCGGAGGCAGGACGCGGATGCGTCCGGCGACCGCGGATCCGCAGCTGTCCATTTCACGCGAGGCTTTGTTGCGCGATCTCGCTGCCGCAGCGCAGTCCGGGCATATGAGCGCCGGTTTGCGCATCCTCACCCGCTATGTCGGAGCCAGTCACTTTCTGCTGGCCCGTTATGACCTCGTGCAGGAAAACGGGCTGGATTTCGTGGTGTCTTCCGACTGGCCGTTCGATCTCGTTCGCAGACTCGAGAGTGAAATCGCTGCTACCTATTCCCGCACCACCGAGCTTGAAAAGTGCCTCTCGGTGCTGCAACCCAAGTTCGGCCTTTTGCCTGATGACGCCGATGTGCCCGATGACACCAGTCGGCAGTATTGTTCCCTGACGCTCAGCGTCGGACGCACCCGCTTTTCGCTCATGCTGCTTTTCGATGAGGACATCGTGCTTTCACCGGAGAGATTGCGGGAGGTCGGCCTTCTTGCCGGCTATTGCGTCAGTCTCACGAACGGCGGCGGCCAGAAGGTCGATCGTGATTTCGATCTGACGGAACGCGAACTCGAATGCCTGTTCTGGATTGCCGAAGGCAAGACCTCGGATGAGATCGCCACCATTCTCGGGATCTCGCGCAATACGATCAACAACTACATCACCAGCGTCATGCGCAAGACGGCCACCAAGACACGATCGGAGGCCATCGCCTACGCGGTGAGAAACAATCTCGTATGAAGGGGAAAGAGGGAATGGGCTATCCGCCGGGGATGATGGAAGGTGTGCGGGGCGACCAGCTTCCCGCCGGCACCCGCCATGCGATATCCCGTTCCGATATCTTTCCGAAACTCGTTTCCCTTCAGCGCTCCCTTCATGCCAAGGGCTTTACGGTCCTGAAACTCGTCGGCGGCAGTGTTCCCTCCAAGCGTCGTCTGGAGCCGGAATACGAGAGCTGGGGAGCGGCTCTTCCCGCCGGAAGCGACCGCCTGATCGCCGCCTATGGCGAGGCCATGCTCGCCCATCTGGAAACCTCGCTCCTGCCACTGACATGGAGTGCCGAAGATCCCGCAAGTTTTGCCGAGGCTTCGGATTTCACCGCTTTCGTTCGCCAGTTGAAGCCGCGCATTCTGCCCTATTCCGGTATCGCCTTTCCCGTCAGGCTCGGCGCCGTCGGCAACGGTCTCGTGGTCTTTGCGACGACGGGCGGCGTGGATATTCCCGGCGAGGTCATCATCGAGGCACACGGCCGGTGCGGCCGCATCATGATGGATATTCTTTCGATCGAGGAGCGGCGCGCCATGCCGGCGGAGGCGCTGAGCGATCGTGAAATCGCCTGCCTGCAGCTCGCGGGCGACGGCCGGATCAGCGAAGAAATCGCCGAACGGCTCGGTCTTTCGGTTCACACGGTCAACGCCTATCTCGGATCGGCGACGATCAAGCTTGATTCGGTCAACCGCATCCAGGCAATCGCGAAAGCCATTCGGCTGGGTTACATCACCTGACAAAGAAAATGCGCGGCGCCATCAGCGTGCGCGGCGCTTTGCCCGCGCGGCGTAGACGCGGTGCACGAGTTCCGCGACTGCCTTGTAGAATGCCGACGGAATGACGTTGTCGACCGCGACCTGGGCGAACATGGCGCGCGCAAGCGGCGGATCCTCGAAGATCGGGATGTTGTTCTGCTGCGCTATCTCGCGGATTTTCAAGGCGACCAGATCCTGTCCCTTGGCAACCACCACAGGCGCATCGCTTTCCTCACGCACATAGCGCAGAGCCACGGCATAATGCGTCGGGTTGGTGATGACGAGCGTCGCGCGCGGCACATTGTTGATCATGCGGCGGCGGGCACGGTCTCGCGCAATCGAGCGCTGGCGAGCCTTTACAATCGGGTCGCCCTGCGACTGCTTGTGCTCGTCCTTGACGTCCTGCTTGCTCATGCGCAGCTGGGTGTACCAGTGATGGCGCGTCCAGAAGAAGTCGATGACGGCGAGTATGGCGGTCGCAGCCAGAATGACCAGCATGATTCGCTTGAGGATCGTCATGATCTTCACAAAGATCACCTGCGGATCGGAGAACATCGCATCCAGCGCGCCGAAATAATCTTTCCGCAGCACGAAAACCATCACGACGGAGACGATAACGATCTTGAACAGCGATTTGCCGAATTCGATGACACCGGTGACGCTGAACAGCCGCTCCCAGCCCTTGGCGATCGAGACGCGATTGGCCTGGGGCCTGATACGCTCCAATACGAGTTGAGGCATGTTCTGCGCCACGTTCGAGCCAATGCCGAACAGGATAAACAAAACCGCCGCCGGCAGAAAGAGTGCACTCATCTCCCAGCCGAGATGGCTGAAGAGCGACACGACGTCCGTGGATGTCGCAATCTTCCACTGGTCCGGTTGTTCGAAGAGGTCGCGCAGGCTTTCGCCAAGCCGGGCGACGCCGGCCGGCACGAAAAAGACGAGATAGATATAGAAGGCGAGGGACGAGGCGAAGATCGGGACTTCTCGCGACGAGGGCGTGTTACCCTTATCGATCGTGTCCCTTAGTTTTTTCTCTGTCGGGTCTTCTGTTTTACTGTCTTTATCCTGGTCGTCGGCCACGTCCGGTTCCTTGCTCGCCAGGGTCTCTTGCGCCAGCGGACCTGAGTGACAGTCGCGCCGCGTAGAAAACTAGACGCCCGCCGATTGGCATTCAATCGGCGGGCGTAAGCTGTCTGCTGTTTTCAACAGTCGTGCGTGTCTCAGGCGGCCTGTGTCTTGTCGCCTTCCGCTTCCTTGAGCTGGATTTGCCCGGAATTGGCGAGGCGAATGGCTTCCTGTGCCACCGCGCGGCGTGCGATGGCGACTTCGCGCGGGTTGATGCCGGCGGTGCCGGTCTGCAGGTCCGATTCGATCATGCGGCGCGAACGCGGGCTGATCGAGGAGAGCACGCATTCCCGGATCTCCATCGTGGCGCCACGCAGCGCCATGGTGAGGATGTCGCCGGAGATGTCGTTGAGCAGCATGACGCGGCTGCGCTGCGGCATCGCCAGCAGGTCTTCGAAGAGGAAGATCTTCGGACGAACCTTGTTGACGGATTCCCGGCTGATCGATTCCAGCGAGTTGAGCAGGGTATCGACTTCCGGCTTTTCCAGTTCGTTCATGAGTTCGGCAACCTTCGTCGAACCCGTCGAATTGCGTTCCGCATCGATCTCGGCAATCAGGTCGTGAACCCGGTTTTCGATGATCTGTGCAGCCTTCGGGCTGACGTTCTTCAGGTTTACCGTGCGGTTCATGATATCGGCACGCCGGCTTTCCGGCAGCTTCAGCAGGACCTTGGCGCCAAAGGCCGACGGCAGCATGGAAAGGATATAGGCGACGGTCTGAGGATGCTCGCGCATCAGGAACTTCGCGATGAAGTCCGGATCGGCATCCTGAAGCCGGTCCCAGATCGAAGCCTCGTAGGCCTGGAAGGCGGTGCGGCGGCCGAGCAGGCCGTCGACTTCTTCCGGCGTCAGGCCTTCCTCGAGAATGCTCTCGATGGCCTTCGCATTGTCCATGAGGCCCGCACCCTCGGTGAAAAGGTCCTCGAATTCATTGACGAGTTCGGCGAGCTCATCCGGCGGGATGGTCCGAAGTGTCTGGGCCGATGCAATGATTGTCTGCAACTCGGCCTGGGTGAAATACTTCAGAAGCTTTCCGGCGACACCTTTTCCCATGGCAAGCAGCACCGCCGCGGCCTTGTCTGCCTGGGATAGCGGCTTGCCCGTCAATGGGCCGCCGAAATCGTCAAAGTCCATCATGGTCTTTCCTCTCTGGCCCCGGGAGCGGGTCAGGATATCTTGGTGCTCATCACTTCGATCAGTTTTACGCCGAAACGGGTGTCATCGTTTTCGAGAACGGTGATCTCGCCGCGGGCGATGCGGCGGCCATTGACCATGATCTCGACCGGTTCGCCGATTTTCTTGTCCAGCGCGATGATGGCGCCTTCCTCGAGGCTCATCAAACCGGAGACCTGCATGCGGCTGGAACCGAGCACGATCTGGACATCGATCGGGATATCCATGATCAGATCGAGATTGGCCGTCAGCGCGCTGCCCGGTTCCTGCGACGTGGTGGTTGAACCGCCGAAGTCGCTGTCACCGAAGCTTGA
The window above is part of the Rhizobium sp. ACO-34A genome. Proteins encoded here:
- a CDS encoding chemotaxis protein CheW, whose product is MSYAAKNLVQGNRELIAFRIGDQEFCVSIMSVREIRGWTPATPLPHTPSYMMGVINLRGAVLPIMDLSSRLGMKPVEPTARHVIIVAQVHSKVVGLLVDAVSDILTVTDEQIQPTPEISSDLEKQYARGILAIDKRMICLVELGALIVDTESEAA
- a CDS encoding chemotaxis protein, with amino-acid sequence MTVAIGTSARLSDDEVLASGEYPLTRRDLNEIAAMIYSDAGISLNDSKASLVYSRLSKHIRNLGLSGFRAYCNLVASPEGAAERREMLSHLTTNFTRFFRENHHFDHLRTDVLPELINRARAGGRVRIWSAACSDGQEPYSIALTVLSLLPNAADYDFKILATDIDPKILALAKAGCYDETALETVGPAMRKQWFREVDVNGRRKFQIDDRVKRLITFNELNLMSQWPFKGQFDVIFCRNVVIYFDEPTQMRIWTRFAGLLPEGGHLYIGHSERVSGEAKNNFDNIGITTYRYTGKPGGRK
- a CDS encoding chemotaxis response regulator protein-glutamate methylesterase yields the protein MGNPARVLVVDDSPTMRGLITAVLNSDPEVDVVGQAGDAMEARAAIKQLNPDVVTLDIEMPNMNGLEFLDKIMKLRPMPVIMVSTMTHRGAEATLAALEIGAFDCVGKPGPGEPRPFGDLADKVKAAARSGLRYARGAAPAPVAPSPATDFRVGRKIVAIGSSTGGVEALITVLQKFPRNCPPTVITQHMPPTFTKSFAERLNRLCAPVVEEATDGARLEIGKIYLAPGGDRHLQVVNASAPSCRLLERPPVNGHRPSVDVLFDSVAELAGRNAVGVILTGMGRDGASGLLKMRHAGARTLGQNEKTCVVYGMPRVAHELGAVEQQLPLGSIGEEILKLTAARKEGIE
- a CDS encoding chemotaxis protein CheD (catalyzes the conversion of glutamine residues to glutamate on methyl-accepting chemotaxis receptors) → MIDDSAGKRVHIIQGEYKVINDPNVVLTTILGSCVAACLRDPVAGVGGMNHFLLPGSATPGAGSGDATRYGVHLMELLINGLLKQGARRDRLEAKVFGGAKTIATFSNVGEQNAAFAMQFLRDEGIKVVGSSTGGEHGRKLEFWPVSGRARQYPLTGAETQKTVALEQRPIPASKPVESSIEFF
- a CDS encoding flagellar M-ring protein FliF — protein: MNLLNQLLQMFKNLASLGQTKLLAMAGVAIVSFALIISAAIFVNKPAYETLYVGLEPTDLNQVSIALAESGIDFETGTDGKSVRVPAGMTSKARLLLAERGLPNSANAGYELFDNVGSLGLTSFMQEVTRVRALEGEIARTIQQINGIAAARVHIVLPDVGNFRRGEQKPTASVMIRAGSETGRKAASSIRHMVASAVPGLDVEDVTILDSTGQLLASGDENGGPANRSLGVVQSVQQEIESNIDKALAPFLGMDNFRSSVTAQLNTDTQQIQETVYDPESRVERSVRVTKEAQKSQSRAQDTAATVEQNVPQSAPEGGVGGPESSDEANKKEEQTNYEINSKTIATVRNSYTVEKLSVAVVVNKGRIAKMVGEPVDQAKIDAYLAEMQKIVSSAAGLSSDRGDVVTLTAMDFLENQLLEEAASGPGVMDMLSRNLGGIINSLAFVAVAFLIVWMGIRPMVRTANGGAAAIAGGSEQAAGLELPDFSPALGGTGGALMDGFGSDFGFDSTDDLLTMEEDPNGGFNRRVKEGPERRLSRMVEISEERAAKILRKWAVDKAA
- a CDS encoding helix-turn-helix transcriptional regulator, which produces MDLEQSKEDAGGRTRMRPATADPQLSISREALLRDLAAAAQSGHMSAGLRILTRYVGASHFLLARYDLVQENGLDFVVSSDWPFDLVRRLESEIAATYSRTTELEKCLSVLQPKFGLLPDDADVPDDTSRQYCSLTLSVGRTRFSLMLLFDEDIVLSPERLREVGLLAGYCVSLTNGGGQKVDRDFDLTERELECLFWIAEGKTSDEIATILGISRNTINNYITSVMRKTATKTRSEAIAYAVRNNLV
- a CDS encoding helix-turn-helix transcriptional regulator produces the protein MGYPPGMMEGVRGDQLPAGTRHAISRSDIFPKLVSLQRSLHAKGFTVLKLVGGSVPSKRRLEPEYESWGAALPAGSDRLIAAYGEAMLAHLETSLLPLTWSAEDPASFAEASDFTAFVRQLKPRILPYSGIAFPVRLGAVGNGLVVFATTGGVDIPGEVIIEAHGRCGRIMMDILSIEERRAMPAEALSDREIACLQLAGDGRISEEIAERLGLSVHTVNAYLGSATIKLDSVNRIQAIAKAIRLGYIT
- a CDS encoding flagellar biosynthesis protein FlhB, whose translation is MADDQDKDSKTEDPTEKKLRDTIDKGNTPSSREVPIFASSLAFYIYLVFFVPAGVARLGESLRDLFEQPDQWKIATSTDVVSLFSHLGWEMSALFLPAAVLFILFGIGSNVAQNMPQLVLERIRPQANRVSIAKGWERLFSVTGVIEFGKSLFKIVIVSVVMVFVLRKDYFGALDAMFSDPQVIFVKIMTILKRIMLVILAATAILAVIDFFWTRHHWYTQLRMSKQDVKDEHKQSQGDPIVKARQRSIARDRARRRMINNVPRATLVITNPTHYAVALRYVREESDAPVVVAKGQDLVALKIREIAQQNNIPIFEDPPLARAMFAQVAVDNVIPSAFYKAVAELVHRVYAARAKRRAR
- a CDS encoding flagellar motor switch protein FliG; the protein is MMDFDDFGGPLTGKPLSQADKAAAVLLAMGKGVAGKLLKYFTQAELQTIIASAQTLRTIPPDELAELVNEFEDLFTEGAGLMDNAKAIESILEEGLTPEEVDGLLGRRTAFQAYEASIWDRLQDADPDFIAKFLMREHPQTVAYILSMLPSAFGAKVLLKLPESRRADIMNRTVNLKNVSPKAAQIIENRVHDLIAEIDAERNSTGSTKVAELMNELEKPEVDTLLNSLESISRESVNKVRPKIFLFEDLLAMPQRSRVMLLNDISGDILTMALRGATMEIRECVLSSISPRSRRMIESDLQTGTAGINPREVAIARRAVAQEAIRLANSGQIQLKEAEGDKTQAA
- a CDS encoding flagellar motor switch protein FliN; this encodes MATKKTPLTEDDAFAMPTPDADFDQAVDDLRGVLKNDAEGTLPDIGSDFGSDLGSDFSMGAAKADPLSGFDSDFGGAAIGGSSSDFGGSSFGDSDFGGSTTTSQEPGSALTANLDLIMDIPIDVQIVLGSSRMQVSGLMSLEEGAIIALDKKIGEPVEIMVNGRRIARGEITVLENDDTRFGVKLIEVMSTKIS